The Streptococcus marmotae genome contains the following window.
ACAGGCTATACGACAGCGATTATGGACTATGTTCAGTCAGAGATGACGAGATTTGGCTATCAAGCCGTGAAAACGCCCAAGGGTGGTGTCATGGTGAGTGTAGTAGGAGCAGATGATAGCCGTCATAGAGTAGTGACGGCGCATTTGGATACCTTAGGAGCTATGGTGCGCGCAATTAAACCAGACGGTCGATTGAAAATGGATTTAATTGGTGGCTTTGGCTATCCTTCTATTGAGGGAGAAAATTGCTTGATTCATGTCGCTAAAAATGGGAAGACCTATACAGGAACGATTCTTATGCACCAGACCTCTGTCCATGTATACGCTGATGCGAAAACCGCAGAGCGCAATCAGACGAACATGGAAATTCGTCTAGATGAAAAGGTAAAATCTGCTGAAGAAACACGCGCCTTGGGGATTGATGTGGGCGATTTTATTTCCTTTGACCCACGGACCGTTATCACAGAAAGTGGCTTTATCAAGAGCCGGCACCTAGATGATAAGGTATCTGCTGCGATCTTGATGAACTTGCTCAAGGTGTACAAGGAAGAGGGGATTATTCTGCCCTACACGACCCATTTTTACTTCTCAAATAATGAAGAGATTGGCTATGGGGCAAATTCTAGTCTACCAGAACAAGTTGTAGAATACTTGGCTGTCGATATGGGAGCTATGGGAGATGACCAGCAGACCGACGAATACACTGTGTCAATCTGTGTCAAAGATGCTTCTGGTCCTTATCATTATGAATTACGTCAGCATTTGGTCGCTTTGGCGGAAGAAAATGGTATTCCTTACAAGCTTGATATTTATCCCTATTATGGCTCAGATGCCTCAGCAGCTA
Protein-coding sequences here:
- a CDS encoding M42 family metallopeptidase — protein: MNTLDYLVTLTNTPSPTGYTTAIMDYVQSEMTRFGYQAVKTPKGGVMVSVVGADDSRHRVVTAHLDTLGAMVRAIKPDGRLKMDLIGGFGYPSIEGENCLIHVAKNGKTYTGTILMHQTSVHVYADAKTAERNQTNMEIRLDEKVKSAEETRALGIDVGDFISFDPRTVITESGFIKSRHLDDKVSAAILMNLLKVYKEEGIILPYTTHFYFSNNEEIGYGANSSLPEQVVEYLAVDMGAMGDDQQTDEYTVSICVKDASGPYHYELRQHLVALAEENGIPYKLDIYPYYGSDASAAMHAGADVKHALLGAGIESSHSYERTHVDSIEATESMVDAYLKSAMVD